CGGTTCTCGGCATCGGCCTGCTCGTCGACCGCGAGCACGCCGTTGGCCACCGGCACGCCGTGGTCGAGCTGCACGCGGGCCAGGCCGTCGGCACAGCGGTCGGCGACGTGTTCGAAGTGGCGGGTATCGCCACGCACCACGCAACCCAGGGCGACGATGGCGGCGTGCCGCCCGCCCTGCGCCAGGCGCGCGGCGGCCAGCGGGATCTCCCAGGCGCCGGGCACGCGGACCACGTCGACGTGGTCCGCGGCCACGCCGTGGCCATCAAAGGTCGCGCGCGCACCCGCCACCAGCGCATCGACGATGCGCGGGTTCCAGCGGCTGGCGATGATGGCGAAGCGCGCGCCGTTGGGGGCGCGCAGGTCGCCTTCGTGGTGGGTCATGGGGGAAATCCTCGGGTAGGCCGGCATTCTAGCCGAGCGCGATTACGCGGGCGGGTCGACGTACTCGACCACTTCCAGGCCGAAGCCCGCCAGGCCGACCTGCTTGCGCGCGGTGCCCATCACGCGCAGGCGGCGCAGGCCGAGGTCGGCGAGGATCTGGCTGCCGGCGCCGTTGCGCCGCCATTCCAGCAGCGCCCCGCCCCGCGGCGCTTCGGCAGGTGCCGGGACCGCATCGTCGGCGGCACGGATGCGCGCCAGCAGCGCGTCGGGGGTCTGGGCGCCATCCAGCAGCACCAGCGCGCCGCGGCCCTCGCGGGCGATCGCGGCCAGCACGTCGCCAACGGCCGGGCCGAAATCGGCGCGCCGCCAGTGCACGGCATCGGCGAGCGCGTTGCGCACCTGCACGCGCACCAGCGTGGGCGTGTCGGGATCGGCCTCGGGCTCGCCGCGCACCAGCGCGAAATGCAGCGCATGGCCCAGGCGGTCGCGATAGCTGAGCAGGCGGAACGGGCCGTGTTCGGTGTCGATCGCGCGCACGTCGACGCGCTCCACGGTGTGCTCGGTGGCCAGGCGATGGCGGATGAGCGCTTCGATGGAGCCCATCTTCAGGCCGTGCTCGCGCGCGAACACCTCCAGCTCCGGGCGCCGCGCCATGGTGCCGTCGGGGTTGAGGATCTCGACCAGCACGCCGGCCGGCTCCAGGCCGGCGAGCATCGCCAGGTCCGCGGCGGCTTCGGTGTGGCCGGCGCGCGCCAGCACGCCACCCGGCTGCGCGGCGAGCGGGAAGATGTGGCCCGGTTGGGCGAGATCCGCCGGCGTCGCGTTCGGGCGCACCGCGGTGCGCACGGTGTGCGCGCGGTCGTAGGCGGAGATGCCGGTGGTGACGCCCTCGGCCGCCTCGATGCTGACCGTGAAGTTGGTGTGGTGCGACGAGGTGTTGGACTGCACCATCGGCGGCAGGCCGAGCTGCGCGCAGCGCTCGCGGGTCAGCGACAGGCAGACCAGGCCGCGCGCGTGGGTGACCATGAAATTGATGTCGGACGGCCGCACCAGTTCGGCGGCCATGATCAGGTCACCCTCGTTCTCGCGGTCCTCGTCGTCGACGATGACGACCATGCGGCCGGCGCGGAGTTCTTCGAGCAGTTCGGGGACGGTGGCGAAAGGCATGGTTCAGCGGTCCTGCAGCAGGCGCTCGACGTAGCGGGCGACGAGGTCGATCTCGAGGTTGACGGAGTCGCCGACGGTCGTGGCGGCGAACGCGGTGTTGGCGACGGTGTGCGGCACCAGCGCGACGTCGAAGGTGTCGCCTGCCACGGCATTCACCGTGAGGCTCACGCCGTCGACGCAGATCGAACCCTTCTGCGCGATGTACTTCATCAGCGCGGCCGGGGCCTGGAAGCGCCAGCGCTGGGCGCGGCCGTCGTCGCTGACCGCGAGCACGCGGCCGACGCCGTCGACATGGCCGCTGACCAGGTGTCCGCCGAGGCGATCGCTGGCGCGCATGGCGCGCTCGAGGTTCACCGGCGCGCCTTCCGCCAGCCCGCCGAGCGTGGTGAGAGCGAGGGTCTCGTTGGAGGCGTCGGCCTCGAAATGGCCGGCGCCATGCGCGACCACGGTCAGGCAGGTGCCGTTGACCGCGATGCTCTCGCCCAGGGCGGGATCGGCGAACGGCAGGTTGCCGACGGCGATGCGCAGGCGGGCGTCGCCACCTCGTGCCTCACGCTGCTCGAGGGTGCCGACGGCTTCGATGATTCCGGTGAACATGCAGGCTTACCGCCGTCCGTTGGGGCTCCGCGCGGGCCGCGCGCCACCCGGCCCGCGCCCGTGGAACGGGGCAGGCGGAGACGTGGGGCTGCCGCGTGCCGGGGCATCCGGCGGCGCGGATTCTACCATCGGGGTGTCGGGCGGCCGCGCGGACGGTGCGTCCCAGCGGCGGCCTCCGCCGCGCGGCGCGCTCAGGCGGCGGGTTGCGCGGTGGCCACCGGATACAGGCGCATGCGCATGTCCTCGCCCACCGCAACCATCTCTTCGACCCGCATCTGCATGCGGTGGGCCATGTCGTCGATCCCGAGCCCGGAAAACAGCGGGCGCGCGTGCGCTCCCAGCAGGATCGGCGCCATGTAGATCAGCATCTCGTCGACCAGGCCGGCATGCAGGAACGCGCCGGCGAGCGTGGCGCCCGCTTCGAGCTGCACCTCGTTGATGCCGCGCGTGGCCAGCAGCCGCAGCACGGCATCGAGGTCGAGCGCGTTGCCCTGCGACGGCACCGCGACGCGCTCGATGCCGGGCAGGCGCGGCGGCTTGGCGTTGCCGGCGTGCAGGTACAGGGTGGGCGCGTCGCCCTCGCGCACGCGGCCGCGGGCAACTGTGGCCAGGCCGGGGTCGAGCACCACGCGCAGCGGCGGCACAAAATCCGGCTCGCCGGGTAGGCGCACGGTGAGCTGCGGGTCGTCCGCCAGCACCGTGCCGGAACCGGTCAGCAGCGCACCGCTGCGCGCGCGCCAGCGCATCACGTCCTCGCGCGACGCGTCGCCGCTGATCCACTTCGACTCGCCGTTGGCGAGCGCGGTGCGTCCGTCCAGGCTCATCGCCAGCTTGACGCGCAGCCACGGCCGTCCGCGCTCCAGCCGCGCCAGGTAGCCGCGGTTGAGCACCCGCGCCTGCTGTTCCATCAGACCGGACTCGACCGTGATGCCGGCGGCGCGCAGGCGCTCGAAGCCACTGCCATCGACCTCCGGGAACGGGTCCGGCATGGCCCCCACCACGCGCGCCACGCCGGCCGCGACGAGCGCATCCGCGCAGGGGCCGGTCCGCCCGGTGTGCGCGCAGGGCTCGAGGGTGACGTAGGCGGTGGCGCCGCGCGCGCGCGCGCCGGCCGCTTCAAGCGCGTGCACTTCGGCATGCGGACCGCCGGCGCGCTGGTGCCAGCCTTCGCCGACCACCTCGTCGCCTTGCGCGAGCACGCAGCCGACCATCGGATTGGGCCGGGTGGTCCATGCGCCGCGCTCGGCGAGGCGCAGTGCGCGCGCCATCATGGCGTGATCGACAGCCGAAAATCCCTGCATCAGGTGCTGGTATCCACGTTGGAGTAGAGGGGGTCGCCGCCGAGCAGCCAGTTGGCGGCCTGGTGGCGCTCGCCGGCGATGCTCAGGCAGCGCTGCAGCTGTTCGTCGTCGGCCTGGTCGATGCGCGCGCCTTCGACGGCCAGGTCGCCGTCGAGCAGCGCGCCGTCATCGACATCCAGGCTGGCCCAGGTGCACTCGCGCACGAAAGCGGCGAAATCCATGGGCTCCGGGCGCAGCTGCCAGTCACGCAGGCGCCAGTGCAGCGCCAGCTGGCGCGCGGCGAAGGTGTCGAGCGCACGCTCGCCGCGCAGCTGGGGCGCAGGATCCCGGGCCAGCGGCGCGTCGTCGAGCAGCCCCACCGCCTCCGCGGCCGCGACCGGGTCGACGAGGCGGTCGTGCGCCAGGCCGGGCTGCAGGTCCAGCGCCCAGGCCAGCACGTACAGGCCTTCGGCGCGCCAGCTGGCGTCGATGGCGGCCTTGCGCGCGAGCTGCCCCAGCGGCGTGGCAATGACTTCGGCTTCGCCCGGCTCCAGCGCCGCCTGCAGGCCGGTGGCGTCGAGCCAGTCGCGCAGGCGCCTGCACATCGCCTCGGCGTCGGCGTCGCCCGGATCCTGCTCCAGGCTGGCGCGGCAGGCGATGCTGGCCAGGGCCAGCGCGCGCTCGTGCACGCGACGCGCGCCAGGGCGTGGGTGCAGGCCTGCCTGGCCGGGGTGCTGCATCGGGCTCAGCGCTTGCGGCCCTTGCCGGAGCGCGCGTCGAACGGCAGCACGTCGCCTCCGAGCAGGGGCAGCTGGCCGTCGCCCGGGCCTTCGCGTTCGAGGCGGTCGAGCTGCTCGCGGAAATCGGCGACGTCCTCGAACGCCTGGTACACCGAGGCGAAGCGCACGAAGGCGATGTGGTCGATCTTGCGCAGCTCGGCCATGACGAATTCGCCGACCCGGCGCGAGGCGATCTCGCGCTCGGTGGTCATGCGCAGCTGGTGCACCACCGCACGCACCGACGCCTCGATCTGCTCCTCGGAGACCGGGCGCTTGTGCAGCGCGCGGTCGAAGCCCAGGCGCAGCTTGCGCGCGTCGAAATGCTCGCGCCGGCCATCGGACTTGATGATCGCCGGCAGCTTCAGCTCGATGGTTTCCAGCGTGGAGAAGCGCTCGCCACAGGCCTCGCACTCGCGACGACGGCGGATGGTCGCGCCGTCGTCGCTGACCCGCGAATCGATCACGCGGGTGTCGTGGTGCTGGCAGAAGAGGCAATGCATCGGCGGCGGGCGCTGTGGTCCTGTGGCGGGGTGTGGTGCCGGTCCGGCCTCACCTTATCCGTAGACGGGGAAGCGTGCGCACTGGCGGGTCACGTTTTCACGGACCCGGGCGATCACCGCCTCGTCGGCGGGCTGGTCCAGCACGTCGCAGATCCAGTTGGCCAGCTCCACGCAGTCGACTTCCAGATAGCCGCGCGTGGTGACCGCCGGCGTGCCCAGGCGCAGGCCCGAGGTCACGAACGGCTTCTGCGGGTCGTTGGGCACGGCATTCTTGTTGACCGTGATGTGCGCGCGGCCCAGCGCCTCCTCGGCGGCCTTGCCGGTGACGCCCTTGCCGATCATGTCGACCAGCATCAGGTGGTTCTCGGTGCCGCCGGAGACGATCTTGTAACCGCGCTCGATCACCACCTTGGCCATCGCCTGGGCGTTCTTGACCACCTGCTGCTGGTAGGCCTTGAACTCCGGCTCCAGCGCTTCCTTGAACGCCACCGCCTTGGCAGCGATGACGTGCATCAGCGGGCCACCCTGGATGCCCGGGAACACGATCGACTGCAGCTTCTTGGTGATTTCGTCGGCGGCTTCACCCATGGCGGTGCGGCTGGCGACGATGATGCCGCCGCGCGGGCCGCGGAGCGTCTTGTGCGTGGTCGACGTGACGATGTGCGCGTGCGGCACCGGGTTGGGATACACGCCCGCGGCGACCAGCCCGGCGACGTGCGCCATGTCGACGAACAGGTACGCACCGATCTTGTCGGCGATGGCGCGGAAACGCGCCCAGTCGACGACCTGCGAATAGGCGCTGAAACCGGCGACGACCATCTTCGGCTTGTGCTCCACGGCGAGGCGCTCGACCTCGTCGTAGTCGATCATGCCGGCCTCGTCGACGCCGTACTGCACGGCCTTGAACAGCTTGCCGCTGATGTTGACCTTGGCGCCGTGGGTGAGATGGCCACCATGCGCCAGCGACATGCCGAGGATGGTGTCGCCCGGCTGCAGCAGCGCCAGGTACACGGCCTGGTTGGCCTGCGAGCCCGAATGCGGCTGCACGTTGGCGTACATGTCGGCCACGGAGCCGGCGGCGAACAGCTGCTTGACGCGGTCGAGCGCGAGCTGCTCGGCGACGTCGACATATTCGCAGCCGCCGTAATAGCGCTTGCCCGGATAGCCCTCGGCGTACTTGTTGGTGAGCTTGGAGCCCTGCGCTTCCATCACCCGGGGGCTGGCGTAGTTCTCCGAGGCGATCAGCTCGACATGGTCTTCCTGGCGGCGGCCTTCGTCGGCGATGGCCTGGGCCAGTTCGGGGTCGTAGCCTTCGATGCGCGCGTCTCGCGGGAACATGGTCACTCCGGGCGGAAGATGGGGGTCCGGGCAATTGTAGCCCGCGGCCGCCAACGACCCAGCCGCGCAAGAGATGTGTCGTCTCCCTCCCCATGGAGTAGAGGCGCCGGGCTTGTATGGGCGCCGGGTACCAAGCCCCTTGAGGACTCATGTCCCCCGGCGATGCCCTTCGGCCATCGCCTCCTCCTTGACTTCGCCCTCAAGGGGCTTGGCACCCGGTCCGCCCCACTACGCGGTGGTTCGAGGAGCAGAGCCACAGCCCGCAATCTCTGCGGTACCGGCAGCCGGCGAAGAGCCCGGAGTGGCCGCGAGGCCGTCGCGGGGAAGTCAAGGAGGAGGCATCCGCCGCAGGCGGATCCGGGGGACATGAGCCGCGACGGCCTCGCGGCCACCACGGGTTGCTCCAGAAAAAGAAGGGCGCGCCCTGAGGCGCGCCCTTGGTTCAACCCTGACCGGACTCAGCGGCCGAGGAAAACGTCGGCAATGATGCCGGTGGCCACCGCGACCAGCAGGAATTCGCCGGCATCGCTGCGCCGCCAGTGGTGGCCGCGCGGCGGATTGCGCAGGCCGTAGTGGCGATAGTCCTGGACCACGTAGGTGGGAGCGTAGCCGGCGTACTGGTAATGGCGGCCGCGGGCCCACGGCGGCGGACCGCGATGGCCGCGGTTGTGGTGCACCACCACCGGCGGACGGGACACATAGACCACGTGGTCGCGGTGGCCGTGGCCCTTGCCATGGCCCTTGCCGTGACCCTTTCCATGCCCCTTGCCGCGGCGCGAATCGCGGTCGCGGCGGTAGTCGTCGCGGGCATAGCGGTCGTGGCCGTAGCCGCGGTCGTAGTCGCGGTCGTAACCGCGGTGATCGCCGCGGCGGTCGTGGTCGCGCGCCATCGCCGGAGCGGCGAACGCCGCGCCGAGCGCCAGCAGCAAGGTGGCCAGTGCAAGGTTCCTGGTGTGTTTCATCGCCGTCTCCCGTGGTTGTGGGATCGACTATCGGCAAAGCGGCCTGAACGGATGCCCTACCTGCGCGTTGGTCCCTCGGGGCCATTCAGATTCAGGCAAGCCCGCCCTCGGCGGGTCCCCGCACGGGCCGGTATAATCGCGCCATCCCCAGCCACTGATCCTGCCCGCGCACCCGCGTGGGCGGCGGCGGCGTCGCACCGGAGCTTCCATGTCGCAATACATCTACACCATGAACGGCGTCAGCAAGACGGTGCCGCCGAAGCGCCAGATCATCAAGGACATCTCGCTGTCGTTCTTCCCGGGGGCCAAGATCGGCCTGCTGGGCCTGAACGGCTCGGGCAAGTCCACCGTGCTCCGCATCATGGCCGGCGTGGACACGGACTTCTCGGGCGAGGCGCGCCCGCAGGCCGGCATCAAGGTCGGCTACCTGCCGCAGGAACCGCAGCTCGACCCGACGCAGACCGTGCGCGAAGCGGTCGAGGAAGGCGTGGGCGACGTGCTGCAGGCGCAGAAGCGCCTCGACGAGGTCTATGCCGCCTATGCCGAGGAAGGCGCCGATTTCGACGCCCTCGCCAAGGAACAGGAGCGCCTCGAGGCGATCCTTGCCGCCGGCGATGCGCATACCCTGGAAAACCAGCTCGAGGTGGCCGCCGACGCGCTGCGCCTGCCGCCGTGGGAGGCGGTGATCGGGAACCTGTCAGGCGGCGAGAAGCGCCGCGTGGCGCTGTGCCGCCTGCTGCTGCAGAAGCCGGACATGTTGCTGCTCGACGAGCCCACCAACCACCTCGACGCCGAGTCGGTGGAATGGCTGGAGCAGTTCCTGGCGCGCTACACCGGCACCGTGGTCGCGGTGACGCATGACCGCTACTTCCTCGACAACGCCGCCGAGTGGATCCTCGAGCTCGACCGCGGCAAGGGCATTCCGTGGAAGGGCAACTACACCGACTGGCTGACCCAGAAGGGCGACCGCCTGAAGCAGGAAGAGTCGTCCGAGAAGGCGCGCCAGAAGGCGATCCAGAAGGAGCTCGAGTGGGCCCGCAGCAATGCCAAGGGCGGCCGCTCCAAGGGCAAGGCCCGCCTCGCGCGTATCGAGGAGCTGCAGGCGGTCGACTACCAGCGCCGCAACGAGACCAACGAGATCTTCATCCCGCCGGGCGAGCGCCTGGGCGCCAAGGTGATCGAGTTCAAGAACGTCAGCAAGAAGTTCGGTGACCGGCTGCTGATCGACGACCTGAGCCTGATGGTGCCGGCCGGTGCGATCGTCGGCATCATCGGCCCCAACGGCGCGGGCAAGTCGACGCTGTTCAAGATGATCACCGGCCAGGAAAAGCCGGATTCGGGCACGATCGAGCTCGGCTCGACGGTCAACATCGCCTACGTCGACCAGAGCCGCGACGCGCTGGAGGGCGACCACAACGTGTTCCACGAGGTGTCGGGCGGCCTGGACATCCTCAACATCAACGGCATCGAGATCCAGTCGCGCGCCTACCTGGGCCGCTTCAACTTCAAGGGCCAGGACCAGCAGAAGCTCGTGGGCACGCTGTCGGGTGGCGAACGCGGCCGCCTGCACATGGCCAAGACCCTGCTGCAGGGCGGCAACGTGCTGCTGCTCGACGAACCGTCCAACGACCTGGACATCGAGACCCTGCGCGCGCTTGAAGACGCGCTGCTGGAATTCCCGGGCAACACCTTCGTGATCTCCCATGACCGCTGGTTCCTGGACCGCATCGCCACGCACATCCTGGCGTTCGAAGGCGACAGCCACGTGGAGTTCTTCCAGGGCAACTACCGCGAATACGAGGAAGACAAGAAGCGCCGCATGGGCGACGACGCGGGCCCGAAGCGGCTGCGCTTCAAGGCGCTGAAGTAAGCGCCAGCGGCTCTCCTTCCCCCGCCATGCGGGGGAAACCGCTGGCACGATGCCGGGCAGTGGCAGGATCGGGGTGACTTGATGGGTTTCATGCAACAGCTGCGGCAGCGCTGGGCCACGTCCGGGTCGCTGGTCTGCGTCGGGCTGGATCCGGAGCCGGCGAAGTTTCCGGCGCGGTTCGCGGCTGACGACGATGCGGTATTCGCGTTCTGCCGCGACATCGTCGACGCCACCGCGGAGTTCGCCTGTGCGTTCAAGCCGCAGATCGCGCATTTCGCGGCGCTCGGGTCCGAAGGCGCGCTTGAACGATTGATTGCGCACGTGCACGCGGCGCATCCGGGGATCCCGGTGATCCTCGATGCCAAGCGCGGCGACATCGGTTCCACCGCCGGGCGCTACGCCGTCGAAGCCTTCGGTCGCTTCGCCGCCGATGCGGTCACCGTGAACCCGTACCTCGGCGGCGATTCCCTGCAGCCCTTCCTCGACCACGCCGAACACGGCGTGGTGATCCTCTGCCGCACGTCCAACCCCGGTGCCGCCGACCTGCAGGACCTGCCGGTCGACGGGCGGCCGCTGTACCAGCACGTCGCCATGAAGGCGGCGCGCGAGTGGAACGGCCATGGCAACGTCGCGCTGGTGGTCGGCGCCACCTGGCCCGGGCAACTGGGCGAGGTGCGCGCCATCGTCGGCGACATGCCGCTGCTGGTGCCCGGCGTGGGTGCGCAGGGCGGAGACGTGGAAGCGGTGGTGCGCAACGGCCGCAGCGCCGATGGCACGGGCCTGCTGGTCAGTTCGTCGCGGGCGATCCTCTACGCCTCGGCCGGCGACGACTACGCGGCTGCAGCCGCGGACGCCGCGCGCGCGCTGCGCGACGCGATCAACCGCCACCGCTGAGCGCGGCGGCACGGTCAGCTGTCGCTGGCCGCCTCGGGCACCACGAACACCTGGCGCAGGTAGCGCAGGTAGCCGGCGTCATCGCACATGGTCTTGCCGGGCGAGTCGCTGAGCTTGGCCACCGGCTGGCCGTTGCAGCGGACCATCTTCAGCACGATCTGCAGCGGCGCCGGCCCGACGTCGTTGGTGAGGTTGGTGCCGATGCCGAACGACATGCGGCAGCGGCCGCGGAAGTGCGCGTACAGCTGCATCACCAGGTCGATGTCGAGGCCATCGCTGAACACCAGCGTGCGCGTGCGCGGGTCGATGCGCATGTCTTCCAGGTGGGCGAGGACGCGCTCGCCCCACTCCACCGGGTCGCCGGAATCGTGGCGCACGCCGTCGAACAGCTTGCAGAAGTACAGGTCGAAATCGCGCAGGAACGCGTCCAGGCCGATCACATCGGTCAGCGCGATGCCGAGGTCGCCGCCGTATTCGCGCGCCCAGCCGTCGAACGCGGCGACCTGCGAGTCGCGAAGCCGCGGCCCCAGCGCCTGGTGCGCCTGCAGCCATTCGTGCGCCATCGTGCCCTGCGGCACCAGCGCATGGCGGCGGGCAATGTCGACGTTGCTGGTGCCGGCGAACTTCACGCCCAGGCCGCGCGCCAGGTGCGGCACCAGGGTGTCGTGCCAGTCGCGCGAATAGCGGCGCCGGGTGCCGAAGTCGCTGATGCGGCAGTCCTCGAAGCCGATCGCGGCGTTGATGCGCGCGAGCTTGGCGTCCAGCCGGCGCAGGCCCTCGACGGTCTCCGCCGGCCCGTATTCGGCGTGGAACCAGACCTCGTTGACGATCGCCAGCAGCGGCACCTCGAACAGGATGGTGTGCAGCCACGGCCCGCTGATGGTGAGTTCGATCTCGCCCGGCACCGCGTCCGACGCCCGCAGCCGCACGTGCTTGCGATCCAGCTGGAACAGCCCGAGGAAGTCCACGAAATCCGGCTTCATGAAACGCAGGCCGCGCATGTACTCGAGCTCGTCGGGGCCCAGGCGCAGCGCGCACAGCGCATCGATCTGCGCCGAGATCGCATCGATGTGCCGCGCCAGGTCGATGCCCGGCGTGCGGCACTTGAAGCGATACTCGGCATGCGCGGCCGGATGCTGGTGCAGCACCGCCTGCATCATGGTGAACTTGTAGAGGTCGGTGTCGAGCAGCGACTCGATGATCACGGCGCGGCCACGCGCGCGTTGGCCATGAAGACGGCCGGCAGGCGCGAGGCCCAGTGCAGCCAGACCGCGCCCCACACCGCCGTGCGCACGAGCCACCCGCGCCGCGGTGCCTCGAAACGACGGAAATAGCGCCACAGGCCGCGGTGCTTGTGCCACTCCACGAACCCGGGGCGCGAGCGGGCGGAGACCCCGCGCACATGCACCACGCGCACGTCGTTGGCGACCGCCACGGTGGCACCGGCCTCGCGCGCGCGGCGACAGAAGTCGAGGTCCTCGACATGCAGGCGATAGCCGGCGTCGAAGCCGTCGATACGCACGAACAGCGCGCGCGACAGCAGCATCAGCGCGCCCGACACCGCGTCGACCCGCTGCAGCACCTGCGCAGGATCGACCTCGACATCCAGCGGCCGGCCATGGCGCGCCTGCAGCGGCCCGCGCAGCATCGCCAGGAAATCGGGATCGTTGCGGCGCGCGGCGCCGTCGCGCACCCCGTCCTCATCGACCAGGTCGGCGCCGAGCAGCACGTCGACTGCCGCTGCGCCAGCGGACGCGCCGGCGGATGCCTCAGCGCGGCCCAGCGCCTGCGCATGCGCCAGCAGCCGCGCCAGCGAGTCCGGCTCCAGCATGCAGTCGGGATTGACGAACGCCAGCCATGGCGCGGTGCTGTCCGCCGCGCCCTGGTTGCAGGCCACCGCGAAGCCGGGGTTGTCCGGGTTGGCGACGAAGCGCACGCGCGGATCGGCGAGCGCGTGGCGCTGCACCACGACCAGGGTGCCGTCGCTGGAGGCGTTGTCGACCACGCGGATCTCGGCCACCGCGGCCGCCGCGCGCAGGCGCGCCAGGCAGGCATCGATGGTGCCGGCGCTCTGGTGGCTGACGACGATGGCGGCGACGGCGGCGACGGTCACGCCTCCGCCCGCTGGCCCGTGGTGTCCGAAGCGGGCGGCGCGCCCACCGCGCCAACGGCCTGCGCGGCCACGAACAGCTCGCGCTGTGCCGGAGGCTCCAGGCCTTCAAGCCGGCGGCCCAGCGCCGCGCGCTCGGCGTGCAGCGGGTCGTGCATCAGGAATTCGGCGAGCCGCGAATGCCAGCGCGGCCAGCGCGCGGCGAGCGCGTCGAGATCGCCGTCGGCCGGGCCACCCTCGCCGCCGCGCGCGACGAACGCGGTTTCACACAGCGCGTTGCGCCAGCCGAGGCCGGACATGCGCAGCGACAGGTCGATCAGCGCCGCGTACC
This Luteimonas sp. MC1572 DNA region includes the following protein-coding sequences:
- a CDS encoding glycosyltransferase family 2 protein; translated protein: MTVAAVAAIVVSHQSAGTIDACLARLRAAAAVAEIRVVDNASSDGTLVVVQRHALADPRVRFVANPDNPGFAVACNQGAADSTAPWLAFVNPDCMLEPDSLARLLAHAQALGRAEASAGASAGAAAVDVLLGADLVDEDGVRDGAARRNDPDFLAMLRGPLQARHGRPLDVEVDPAQVLQRVDAVSGALMLLSRALFVRIDGFDAGYRLHVEDLDFCRRAREAGATVAVANDVRVVHVRGVSARSRPGFVEWHKHRGLWRYFRRFEAPRRGWLVRTAVWGAVWLHWASRLPAVFMANARVAAP
- the pncB gene encoding nicotinate phosphoribosyltransferase — protein: MIIESLLDTDLYKFTMMQAVLHQHPAAHAEYRFKCRTPGIDLARHIDAISAQIDALCALRLGPDELEYMRGLRFMKPDFVDFLGLFQLDRKHVRLRASDAVPGEIELTISGPWLHTILFEVPLLAIVNEVWFHAEYGPAETVEGLRRLDAKLARINAAIGFEDCRISDFGTRRRYSRDWHDTLVPHLARGLGVKFAGTSNVDIARRHALVPQGTMAHEWLQAHQALGPRLRDSQVAAFDGWAREYGGDLGIALTDVIGLDAFLRDFDLYFCKLFDGVRHDSGDPVEWGERVLAHLEDMRIDPRTRTLVFSDGLDIDLVMQLYAHFRGRCRMSFGIGTNLTNDVGPAPLQIVLKMVRCNGQPVAKLSDSPGKTMCDDAGYLRYLRQVFVVPEAASDS